Proteins found in one Limnobaculum xujianqingii genomic segment:
- a CDS encoding DUF4329 domain-containing protein, whose product MNSYQYASNILKWIDPLGLQKTPYTGSSQDEVAAKVLAPANDKSIRKNKEYGGLIYEKNGQYYATIPVAGTKDRFRPADALLQISNGATIVGDYHTHGDYSTLDGKRTDKDHDEFDSDEFSKKDKSISDQAASGCEKHRSYLGTPSGKFKVYVPGVGTKTL is encoded by the coding sequence ATGAATTCATATCAGTATGCATCAAACATATTGAAGTGGATTGACCCATTAGGGCTACAAAAAACACCATATACGGGTAGTTCTCAGGATGAAGTGGCCGCAAAGGTATTAGCACCTGCAAATGATAAATCAATTAGAAAAAATAAAGAATATGGAGGTTTAATATATGAAAAGAATGGTCAATATTATGCCACTATACCTGTAGCTGGTACTAAGGATAGATTTAGGCCTGCAGATGCATTACTACAAATCTCGAACGGAGCAACTATTGTTGGTGATTATCATACACATGGTGACTATTCCACATTAGATGGTAAAAGAACAGATAAAGATCATGATGAATTTGATAGTGATGAATTTTCTAAAAAGGATAAATCGATTTCAGACCAAGCAGCCTCTGGTTGTGAGAAACACAGATCATATTTGGGGACTCCTAGTGGGAAGTTTAAGGTATATGTTCCTGGTGTGGGTACTAAAACGTTATAG
- a CDS encoding immunity protein Imm33 domain-containing protein: MNNKEELEQIQKQLCEKYNSPCFFCTENEIIGIAIESIKHQPIYGVRHDSDNGTCGWYLWGGNYSDDENFFQPIHFSHIYKIIPDYVLKYLALASGFKFITDINGYEDVWYEE; encoded by the coding sequence ATGAACAATAAGGAAGAATTAGAACAGATACAAAAACAACTTTGCGAAAAATATAACTCACCTTGTTTCTTTTGTACTGAAAATGAAATTATTGGTATCGCAATTGAATCAATTAAACATCAGCCAATATATGGAGTAAGACACGACAGCGATAATGGCACATGTGGATGGTATCTTTGGGGTGGAAATTATTCTGACGATGAAAATTTTTTCCAACCGATTCATTTTTCGCATATCTATAAGATTATTCCTGATTATGTATTGAAATATCTTGCATTGGCTTCGGGATTTAAATTTATTACAGATATTAATGGTTATGAAGATGTTTGGTATGAAGAATAA
- the caiE gene encoding carnitine operon protein CaiE: MSFYSFEGLIPVVHPTAYVHPSAVLIGDVIVGEGVYIGPHASLRGDYGRLILEKGSNLQDSCTMHGYCDRDTIVHSSGHIGHGAILHGCIIGRDALVGMNSVIMDGAIIGEESIIGAMSFVKAGFIGKNRQLLMGIPAKYVRDVSDDELHWKQLNTLEYQDLASRSLLSMRKVMPLEQMEANRPRLKGTTEVKPKGEMGK, translated from the coding sequence GTGAGTTTTTATTCATTTGAAGGATTAATACCTGTTGTTCATCCCACTGCCTATGTACACCCTAGTGCAGTGCTTATTGGCGATGTAATTGTCGGTGAAGGGGTTTATATTGGCCCTCACGCTTCCTTGCGTGGAGACTATGGACGGCTGATTCTGGAAAAAGGCTCTAATCTTCAGGATAGCTGCACTATGCACGGCTATTGCGACAGAGATACCATCGTTCATTCATCTGGTCATATTGGACATGGCGCCATATTGCATGGCTGTATCATTGGTCGTGATGCCCTGGTTGGAATGAATAGCGTCATTATGGACGGAGCAATTATCGGTGAGGAAAGTATTATTGGTGCAATGAGCTTTGTTAAAGCAGGGTTCATTGGCAAGAACAGGCAGTTATTAATGGGGATACCGGCAAAATACGTGCGTGACGTTTCAGATGATGAACTCCACTGGAAGCAACTGAATACATTGGAATATCAGGATCTCGCTTCCCGATCTCTGCTATCCATGCGGAAAGTTATGCCTTTAGAACAGATGGAAGCTAATCGTCCTCGGTTAAAAGGGACTACGGAGGTTAAGCCTAAAGGGGAGATGGGTAAATAA
- the ccmA gene encoding cytochrome c biogenesis heme-transporting ATPase CcmA — translation MLEAQGLNCIRDERALFTGLSFAIHPGELVQIEGPNGAGKTSLLRILAGLASSDGGDILWQGESTRRNRDRYNHSLLYIGHQAGVKAVLTPFENLSFFQKSSGKKDPDAIWSALSQVGLVGYEDVPVAQLSAGQHRRVALARLWLSDAPLWILDEPLTAIDKQGVEHLTHLFEQHAEKGGIVILTTHQDMMSTRCPIRKIKLDGGVWR, via the coding sequence ATGCTGGAAGCGCAAGGACTGAATTGTATTCGTGATGAAAGAGCCCTGTTTACCGGGCTGAGTTTTGCTATTCATCCCGGAGAGCTGGTCCAGATTGAAGGGCCTAACGGTGCAGGGAAAACCAGCCTGTTACGCATTCTTGCAGGATTAGCCAGCAGTGATGGTGGTGATATCCTCTGGCAAGGGGAATCAACACGCCGTAATCGCGATCGTTACAATCATTCTCTTCTCTATATTGGTCATCAGGCAGGCGTTAAAGCGGTATTAACGCCGTTTGAAAACCTTTCATTCTTTCAGAAATCTTCCGGTAAAAAAGATCCCGATGCCATCTGGAGTGCGTTATCACAAGTTGGTCTGGTAGGGTACGAAGATGTGCCAGTAGCACAGCTTTCTGCCGGTCAGCATCGTCGTGTTGCCCTGGCGCGCTTGTGGTTGAGTGATGCACCACTGTGGATTCTGGATGAACCATTAACCGCTATCGATAAGCAAGGTGTAGAGCATTTAACTCATCTGTTTGAGCAACATGCAGAAAAGGGCGGTATTGTGATATTGACGACCCATCAGGATATGATGAGTACCCGTTGCCCGATTCGTAAAATAAAGCTTGATGGCGGGGTGTGGCGCTGA
- the ccmB gene encoding heme exporter protein CcmB, producing MFISILHRELKIAFRRGSEIINPLWFFLIVVTLFPLSIGPEPQLLSRIAPGVVWVAALLASLLSLERLLRDDFLDGSLEQLMLLPVPLPLTILAKVCAHWLLTGLPLLILSPLMALLLSFDYATWKAVVLTLLLGTPTLSFIGAIGVSLTVGLRKGGVLLSLLILPLYIPVLIFATSAIDAASMSLPINGYLAILGAILAGTATLAPFAASAALRVSVQ from the coding sequence ATGTTTATTTCGATTTTGCACCGCGAGTTGAAAATTGCTTTTCGCAGGGGCTCTGAAATTATTAACCCGCTGTGGTTCTTTTTAATTGTGGTAACTCTGTTCCCATTAAGCATTGGACCTGAGCCACAGCTGCTATCCCGTATTGCTCCGGGAGTTGTTTGGGTTGCAGCGCTACTGGCTTCACTACTCTCGCTGGAACGATTACTAAGAGATGATTTTTTGGATGGTTCACTGGAGCAACTGATGTTGTTGCCGGTACCTTTGCCGCTGACTATTCTGGCAAAAGTATGTGCTCACTGGCTGTTAACCGGCTTACCATTACTGATTTTATCGCCACTGATGGCGCTGTTATTGTCGTTTGATTATGCAACCTGGAAAGCGGTGGTGCTGACCCTATTGTTAGGAACACCGACACTAAGCTTTATTGGTGCAATTGGTGTATCGTTAACTGTTGGCCTGCGTAAAGGCGGGGTTTTACTGAGCTTACTGATACTGCCGTTATATATTCCGGTATTGATTTTTGCGACCTCGGCGATTGATGCCGCATCGATGTCGCTGCCTATCAATGGTTATTTAGCCATTTTAGGCGCTATTTTAGCAGGAACCGCGACGTTAGCACCTTTTGCCGCTTCAGCCGCTTTACGGGTAAGTGTGCAATAA
- a CDS encoding heme ABC transporter permease: protein MWKWLHSLAKPETLYRLCGRFIPWLAIAGIISLSAGWIWGFGFAPSDYQQGDSFRIIYIHVPAAIWSMGIYGSMAIAAFIGLIWQMKSADMVASAMAPVGAVFTFIALATGSAWGKPMWGTWWVWDARLTSELVLLFLYLGAIALYNAFDDRRLAGRAAGILVLVGVVNLPIIHFSVEWWNTLHQGSTNMQQTVDPSMRTPLRLSIFGYLFFFITLTLMRLRNLILIHDRQKPWVESLVSKGAGK from the coding sequence ATGTGGAAGTGGCTGCATTCCCTCGCGAAACCCGAGACGCTATATCGTCTTTGCGGTAGATTTATTCCCTGGCTGGCAATAGCCGGTATCATTAGTTTATCTGCTGGCTGGATATGGGGATTTGGCTTTGCCCCGTCGGACTACCAGCAGGGTGACAGCTTCCGGATTATCTATATCCATGTGCCAGCTGCTATCTGGTCGATGGGGATATACGGTTCCATGGCCATCGCCGCATTTATTGGCCTGATATGGCAAATGAAATCGGCGGATATGGTGGCTTCAGCAATGGCACCGGTGGGAGCTGTGTTTACCTTTATCGCATTAGCTACCGGTTCCGCATGGGGAAAACCAATGTGGGGAACGTGGTGGGTATGGGATGCTCGCCTGACGTCTGAACTGGTTCTGCTGTTTTTGTACCTTGGTGCTATTGCGCTGTATAACGCCTTTGATGACAGGCGTCTGGCAGGAAGAGCAGCAGGTATTCTGGTACTGGTTGGCGTAGTGAATTTACCGATTATCCATTTCTCAGTGGAGTGGTGGAATACCCTGCATCAGGGTTCAACCAATATGCAGCAAACCGTTGACCCAAGCATGAGAACGCCACTAAGACTCTCTATCTTTGGTTATCTCTTCTTCTTCATTACTTTAACCCTGATGCGGTTACGTAATTTAATTCTTATTCATGACCGCCAGAAACCTTGGGTTGAGTCACTGGTTAGTAAGGGGGCAGGCAAATGA
- the ccmD gene encoding heme exporter protein CcmD — MTPAFSSWQEFFAMGGYGFFVWLAVAATVIPLLALVWHTRWQRKQLLTEIQRRKSREARIENAKSKQETSL; from the coding sequence ATGACACCGGCATTTTCTTCATGGCAGGAATTTTTTGCAATGGGTGGTTATGGCTTTTTTGTCTGGCTGGCCGTAGCGGCAACGGTGATCCCACTACTGGCTCTGGTCTGGCATACCCGCTGGCAACGGAAACAATTACTAACGGAAATTCAACGCCGTAAATCTCGTGAAGCCCGAATCGAAAATGCGAAGAGTAAGCAGGAGACAAGCCTATGA
- the ccmE gene encoding cytochrome c maturation protein CcmE — protein MNPRRKNRMYLAIAVLVGMAVTISLVLYALRSNIDLFYTPGEIVYGKGEDKIKPEPGQRLRIGGMVMTGSVKRDPESLKVSFKVYDARAAIDVHYEGILPDLFREEQSVVAQGVFEENNVINAKEVLAKHDENYMPPEVEEAMKDNHHRPEADYKDKPAAQGNAK, from the coding sequence ATGAATCCGCGTCGTAAGAACCGAATGTATCTGGCGATTGCCGTATTGGTTGGAATGGCGGTAACGATTTCACTGGTGCTGTATGCCCTGCGTTCTAATATCGACCTGTTTTACACCCCGGGTGAAATCGTCTACGGTAAAGGTGAAGATAAAATTAAACCTGAACCGGGGCAGCGGTTACGTATTGGCGGAATGGTGATGACAGGATCGGTGAAACGCGATCCTGAATCTCTGAAAGTCAGCTTTAAAGTTTATGATGCCCGTGCTGCAATTGACGTTCACTACGAAGGTATTCTGCCAGACCTGTTCCGTGAAGAACAAAGCGTAGTTGCTCAGGGTGTATTTGAAGAGAACAATGTGATTAATGCTAAAGAAGTATTAGCCAAGCATGATGAAAATTACATGCCGCCAGAAGTGGAAGAGGCGATGAAAGATAATCATCACCGTCCTGAAGCCGATTATAAAGATAAACCCGCGGCTCAGGGGAATGCTAAATGA
- a CDS encoding heme lyase CcmF/NrfE family subunit, with the protein MIPEIGNFALALATALALLLSIYPLLGAYKQDARMMAVSRPLTYGLLATTMLAFGCLVYAFIINDFSVIYVATNSNSQLPVYFRMAAVWGAHEGSLLLWIVLLSLWTGAVALFSSKMPLDAVARVLSVLGMINVGFLLFVILTSNPFTRTLPMFPIDGRDLNPLLQDVGLIFHPPLLYMGYVGFSVAFAFAISSLMVGRLDTAWARWSRPWTTAAWIFLTLGIALGSYWAYYELGWGGWWFWDPVENASLMPWITGTALMHSLAVTEKRGTFKAWTVLLAIVSFSLCLLGTFLVRSGILVSVHSFASDPARGMFILAFLVVVIGGSLLLYAVNGARVSKTKARHEFFSRESFLLGNNILLMAAMLVVLLGTLLPLVHKQLGLGSISVGAPFFDSMFIWLMVPFSLLLGVAPLVRWRRDEPSKLLKRLIVALIITLIASFTLPWLLQDQIVAMTVLGLMMSIWVVVLTVMELHERATHRHGFIKGLTQLSRSHWGMVIAHLGMAVTVFGIAFSQNYSVERDVRMKDGDSIMIHDYKFTFRDVREISGPNYTGGAGELEITRKGKPEATLHAEKRYYKVAGSMMTEAAIDGGITRDLYAALGEQLNDGAWAVRIYYKPFIRWIWFGGLFMAFGGLLCILDPRYRIKKSLAREETV; encoded by the coding sequence ATGATACCTGAGATTGGAAATTTTGCGCTGGCGTTGGCAACTGCTCTGGCGCTGCTATTAAGCATCTATCCGTTATTGGGTGCTTATAAACAAGATGCGCGAATGATGGCCGTTTCCCGGCCATTAACCTATGGGTTACTGGCTACCACCATGCTGGCTTTTGGTTGTCTGGTATATGCCTTTATTATTAATGATTTCAGTGTTATCTACGTAGCAACAAATTCCAACAGCCAGCTTCCGGTTTATTTCCGCATGGCGGCCGTTTGGGGGGCTCACGAAGGTTCTCTGCTGTTATGGATCGTTTTGCTTTCATTATGGACCGGTGCTGTTGCACTCTTCAGTAGCAAAATGCCGTTGGATGCCGTAGCCAGAGTGCTGTCGGTGTTAGGGATGATTAACGTTGGCTTCCTGCTGTTTGTTATTCTGACCTCTAATCCATTTACTCGTACTTTACCGATGTTCCCGATTGATGGACGCGACCTGAATCCGCTGTTGCAGGACGTAGGTCTGATCTTCCATCCACCGTTGTTATATATGGGATATGTCGGTTTCTCGGTAGCTTTTGCATTTGCTATCTCTTCTCTGATGGTTGGTCGTTTAGATACAGCATGGGCTCGCTGGTCTCGCCCGTGGACCACCGCAGCATGGATTTTTCTGACGCTGGGTATCGCGCTGGGATCTTACTGGGCTTATTATGAGTTAGGTTGGGGTGGATGGTGGTTCTGGGATCCGGTTGAAAATGCGTCATTGATGCCATGGATTACCGGCACAGCATTAATGCATTCACTTGCCGTAACGGAAAAACGAGGCACTTTCAAAGCCTGGACCGTATTACTGGCGATTGTTTCGTTCTCCCTGTGTTTGTTAGGCACTTTCCTGGTGCGTTCAGGTATTCTGGTTTCCGTTCACTCCTTTGCTTCGGATCCGGCGCGCGGTATGTTTATTCTGGCGTTCCTGGTTGTAGTAATTGGTGGATCTTTACTGTTGTACGCAGTAAATGGTGCGCGAGTCAGTAAGACCAAGGCTCGCCACGAGTTCTTCTCCCGTGAGTCTTTCCTGCTGGGTAACAATATTCTGCTGATGGCGGCAATGCTGGTAGTTCTGCTCGGCACGCTATTACCATTAGTGCATAAACAATTAGGATTAGGTTCAATCTCTGTTGGTGCACCATTCTTTGATTCAATGTTTATCTGGCTGATGGTGCCGTTCTCCCTGTTATTGGGTGTCGCACCGTTGGTTCGCTGGCGTCGTGATGAACCATCAAAGCTGCTAAAACGCCTGATTGTTGCTCTGATTATTACACTGATAGCTTCATTTACCTTACCGTGGCTATTGCAGGATCAGATTGTCGCTATGACGGTATTGGGCCTGATGATGTCCATCTGGGTAGTCGTGCTGACCGTGATGGAGCTGCATGAGCGAGCCACTCATCGTCATGGTTTCATTAAAGGCTTAACTCAACTTTCCCGTAGCCACTGGGGAATGGTGATTGCTCATCTCGGCATGGCCGTTACGGTATTCGGTATTGCTTTTAGCCAGAACTATAGTGTGGAACGAGATGTGCGCATGAAAGATGGTGATAGCATCATGATTCACGATTATAAGTTCACTTTCCGTGATGTTCGTGAAATCTCCGGACCAAACTATACCGGTGGTGCCGGTGAGTTGGAAATCACGCGTAAAGGTAAACCTGAAGCAACGTTACACGCTGAAAAACGCTACTACAAAGTTGCAGGTAGCATGATGACTGAAGCTGCTATTGATGGTGGTATCACCCGCGATTTATATGCCGCATTGGGTGAGCAGCTTAATGATGGTGCCTGGGCAGTTCGAATCTATTACAAACCGTTTATTCGCTGGATTTGGTTTGGTGGCTTGTTTATGGCGTTTGGCGGTCTGCTGTGTATTCTCGACCCACGTTATCGGATTAAAAAATCATTAGCCCGTGAGGAGACAGTATGA
- a CDS encoding DsbE family thiol:disulfide interchange protein codes for MNKKLLFIPLIVFLGLVVAFMVQLQRNAQGDDPTSLESALIGKPVPKFKLESLDIPGKVYDQAALHDGKPMLLNVWATWCPTCYAEHQFLNKLSAQGIRVVGLNYKDERNKAIKWLNDLGNPYALSLYDNNGMLGLDLGVYGAPETFLIDGDGIVRYRHAGDLNDRIWEEEIKPLWIKYQGSGS; via the coding sequence ATGAATAAGAAGTTGCTGTTTATTCCATTAATTGTCTTTCTGGGGCTGGTGGTCGCATTTATGGTTCAGCTACAGCGTAACGCTCAGGGTGACGATCCAACCTCTCTGGAATCGGCACTGATTGGTAAGCCGGTACCAAAATTTAAGCTGGAGTCGTTGGATATCCCCGGAAAAGTCTACGATCAGGCAGCATTACATGATGGTAAACCGATGTTATTAAACGTCTGGGCAACATGGTGCCCCACCTGTTATGCCGAACATCAGTTCTTGAATAAACTATCGGCACAAGGGATCCGTGTAGTCGGCCTGAATTATAAAGATGAGCGCAATAAAGCCATCAAGTGGCTGAATGATTTGGGCAACCCTTATGCACTAAGTTTGTATGACAACAACGGCATGCTAGGACTGGACCTCGGTGTTTATGGTGCTCCGGAAACTTTCCTGATTGATGGCGACGGTATTGTGCGCTATCGCCATGCTGGCGATCTTAACGATCGTATTTGGGAAGAAGAAATTAAACCCCTTTGGATTAAATATCAGGGGAGCGGCTCATAA
- a CDS encoding cytochrome c-type biogenesis protein, with amino-acid sequence MLKRISFILFGLMMTFVAHATIDTYNFKSVEEEQQFRELTGQLRCPKCQNNSIADSNAPIATDMREKVYELMEQGQSRQDIINYMVDRYGNFVTYEPPITPATIFLWLVPVLCVVIGAAAIVMLSRRRKASASEAESETLSEQEKARLQQLLSDKTGAKGRKKS; translated from the coding sequence ATGCTTAAACGTATTTCATTTATTCTGTTCGGCCTGATGATGACCTTTGTAGCTCATGCGACCATTGATACTTATAACTTTAAGTCAGTGGAAGAAGAGCAACAGTTCCGTGAGCTGACTGGACAACTACGTTGCCCTAAATGCCAAAATAACAGCATTGCCGATTCAAATGCTCCTATAGCAACAGACATGCGAGAGAAAGTGTATGAGTTGATGGAGCAAGGACAGTCCCGGCAGGATATCATCAACTATATGGTTGATCGTTACGGCAATTTTGTCACTTATGAACCGCCGATTACGCCAGCCACTATTTTCTTGTGGTTAGTTCCTGTGCTGTGTGTGGTAATTGGTGCTGCTGCGATTGTGATGCTTTCTCGCCGTCGTAAAGCCAGTGCTTCAGAGGCGGAGTCTGAGACTTTATCCGAGCAAGAAAAAGCACGATTACAGCAATTATTAAGCGATAAAACGGGCGCTAAAGGCAGGAAGAAATCATGA
- the ccmI gene encoding c-type cytochrome biogenesis protein CcmI, producing the protein MIAFWLTIIVLLVIAAALLIVPTLGKPDPNADTDRDAINKAYYQQRLTELSADEDQGVIGERDTMIAELQHNLLEDIPDSERATKQAPLGKTALIPGVLLLVVVSLGLYFHTGGLAQVMQWQQIVKMLPELRQKADSGQLVATEDIARFGLGLRTELLSDPDNVRDWTMLGLAGLKLGDGEMALQAYEKAWQLSPKDSYIQIIYAKLLTRSNNPNDIQQASDILKNILKTEPDNTDALSALAMNAFGQGNFNEAIMAWEKVLTLLPADAKGLDVIRSSLAYAKAQVTSNGYRLAVKLALSPEMTSHLPAQGKVMIAVLDGESPIPVAVKQLPLDKFPLELALDDSNSMMPARLLSSLKQVKVKATITSNDQADTQRLIGESDVHTFSGKETVDVTIGQIKQ; encoded by the coding sequence ATGATCGCATTTTGGCTGACAATCATTGTATTACTGGTTATTGCTGCGGCATTACTGATCGTGCCAACGTTGGGTAAACCTGACCCTAATGCAGACACCGACCGTGACGCAATTAACAAAGCATATTATCAGCAGCGTCTGACCGAGTTGAGTGCAGATGAAGATCAGGGCGTTATTGGCGAACGTGACACTATGATCGCTGAATTACAACATAACCTATTGGAAGATATTCCGGATAGTGAGCGGGCCACGAAGCAGGCTCCACTTGGCAAGACGGCATTAATACCCGGCGTCTTACTGTTGGTTGTAGTATCGCTGGGGCTCTATTTTCATACCGGTGGCTTAGCTCAGGTGATGCAGTGGCAGCAGATTGTGAAGATGCTACCAGAGCTGCGTCAGAAAGCGGATAGCGGTCAACTGGTGGCAACGGAAGATATCGCCCGTTTTGGTTTGGGTTTACGTACTGAGTTGCTTTCCGATCCTGATAATGTTCGCGACTGGACAATGTTGGGCTTAGCCGGACTAAAATTGGGTGATGGTGAAATGGCATTGCAGGCTTACGAAAAAGCCTGGCAGCTGTCACCAAAAGACAGTTACATTCAGATTATCTACGCTAAGTTGTTGACCCGTTCTAATAACCCAAATGATATTCAACAGGCCAGCGATATATTGAAAAATATCCTGAAAACGGAACCTGATAATACTGACGCGCTGTCAGCATTAGCGATGAATGCGTTTGGCCAGGGTAATTTTAATGAAGCAATTATGGCCTGGGAGAAAGTCTTAACTCTGTTACCAGCTGATGCCAAAGGTCTTGATGTTATCAGAAGTAGCCTTGCTTATGCTAAAGCTCAGGTGACATCTAATGGCTATCGATTAGCAGTTAAACTGGCGTTATCACCAGAAATGACATCACATTTACCCGCGCAAGGAAAAGTAATGATAGCGGTACTGGATGGTGAATCTCCAATACCGGTAGCAGTTAAACAATTGCCGTTAGATAAATTTCCGTTAGAATTGGCATTAGATGACAGTAATTCGATGATGCCAGCACGTTTACTTTCCAGCCTTAAGCAGGTGAAAGTGAAGGCTACCATTACCAGCAACGATCAGGCAGATACCCAACGTTTGATCGGTGAAAGTGATGTTCACACATTTAGCGGTAAAGAAACTGTCGACGTGACCATTGGGCAGATTAAACAGTAA
- the mlaA gene encoding phospholipid-binding lipoprotein MlaA codes for MKRRLISMALAGVMLAGCANSGSMNEDGTRQDPLEGFNRSMFNFNYKYMDPYVVRPVAVVWRDYMPQPARNGLSNFTSNLGEPASMVNNFLQGNVYDGFRHFNRFFVNTLLGMGGFIDVAGMSNDKLKKGYNKEFGQVLGHYDVPYGPYAVLPAYGSATLRDEGGGYVDYVYPVLSWITFWGSVGKWTVEGIESRAQFLDQDQMLANSPDPYIFVREAYFQRHDFLANDGKVDVEKNPNADALKDQLDDID; via the coding sequence ATGAAGCGCCGTCTTATCAGTATGGCACTGGCCGGAGTGATGCTAGCCGGATGTGCTAACAGCGGAAGCATGAACGAAGATGGAACTCGTCAGGATCCGCTGGAAGGGTTTAACCGTTCCATGTTCAACTTTAACTATAAGTATATGGATCCGTATGTTGTCCGCCCTGTCGCGGTGGTATGGCGTGACTATATGCCACAGCCTGCACGTAATGGTTTAAGTAATTTCACCAGTAACCTGGGTGAACCAGCCAGCATGGTGAACAACTTCCTGCAGGGCAACGTTTATGATGGTTTCCGCCATTTTAACCGCTTTTTCGTGAATACCCTGTTAGGTATGGGCGGTTTTATTGATGTTGCCGGTATGTCCAATGACAAGCTGAAAAAGGGCTATAACAAAGAGTTCGGTCAGGTGCTGGGTCATTATGATGTTCCATACGGTCCTTACGCCGTATTACCTGCTTATGGCTCTGCGACCCTGCGTGATGAAGGTGGTGGCTATGTGGATTACGTTTATCCGGTGCTAAGCTGGATAACATTCTGGGGCTCTGTGGGCAAATGGACCGTTGAGGGTATTGAAAGTCGTGCTCAATTCCTCGATCAGGACCAGATGCTGGCTAATTCGCCGGATCCTTATATCTTCGTTCGTGAAGCGTACTTCCAACGTCATGATTTCCTTGCAAACGACGGTAAGGTTGATGTAGAGAAGAACCCAAATGCGGATGCATTGAAAGATCAACTGGATGATATCGATTAA